Proteins encoded in a region of the Triticum dicoccoides isolate Atlit2015 ecotype Zavitan chromosome 3A, WEW_v2.0, whole genome shotgun sequence genome:
- the LOC119269674 gene encoding sorting nexin 1-like — MISAERSQSQSPRSPGAAAGAPFLSICVTDPVKMGTGVQSYISYRVITKTNLPEFEGAEKIVIRRYSDFEWLHDRLAEKYKGIFIPPLPEKNAVEKFRFSKEFIELRRQALDLFINRLASHPELKQSEDLRTFLQADEEKMDRARSYETGIFKKPGDFIQMFKDVQSKVSDVVLGKEKPVEESTPEYEKLKHYIFELENHLAEAQKQAFRLVKRHRELGQSLADFGKAIKLLGACEGDSLEKVFSEVGSKSEMLSIKLQREADNLLFNFEEPLKDYVRAVQSIKATMLDRANAFRQHFDLDQERKYKELNLEKMKFMNPEKFTESETEFSELKAASEEATKRYEHIVSVMNEELARFQEQKTADIGLAFHEFAKGQAKLAKDIADAWRSVLPKLEACSSS; from the exons ATGATCTCCGCG GAGAGGAGCCAGTCGCAGAGCCCGCGGTCGCCCGGGGCGGCGGCCGGGGCGCCGTTCCTGTCGATCTGCGTCACGGATCCCGTCAAGATGGGCACCGGCGTCCAGTCCTACATCTCCTACCGCGTCATCACCAAG ACTAACCTACCTGAATTCGAGGGAGCAGAGAAAATTGTTATCCGGCGTTATAGTGATTTTGAGTGGCTGCACGATCGGCTAGCTGAGAAGTACAAAGGCATTTTTATACCTCCTCTTCCAGAGAAGAATGCAGTTG AGAAATTCCGGTTTAGCAAAGAATTCATTGAATTGAGGCGCCAAGCTTTGGACCTATTCATCAACAGACTAGCTTCACACCCTGAACTTAAGCAAAGCGAAGATTTGAGGACATTTTTGCAGGCAGATGAAGAG AAAATGGATAGAGCAAGGTCTTATGAGACTGGTATATTTAAGAAGCCGGGAGATTTCATACAGATGTTTAAG GATGTACAGTCAAAGGTCAGTGATGTTGTTCTGGGAAAAGAAAAGCCAGTGGAAGAATCTACTCCTGAATATGAGAAGCTTAAACATTATATATTTGAGCTAGAAAATCATCTAGCAGAGGCCCAGAAACAAGCATTTCGCCTTGTAAAAAGGCACAGAG AACTTGGGCAATCTTTGGCGGACTTTGGGAAAGCGATTAAGCTTTTAGGCGCCTGTGAAGGGGATTCGTTGGAGAAGGTGTTTTCTGAAGTTGGTTCGAAGTCAGAAATGTTGTCAATAAAGCTGCAAAGAGAG GCAGACAACCTTCTCTTTAACTTTGAAGAGCCTTTGAAAGATTATGTGCGTGCTGTGCAGTCAATAAAG GCCACTATGCTTGATCGAGCCAATGCTTTCAGGCAGCACTTTGACTTGGACCAGGAGAGGAAGTATAAAGAGCTTAACCT TGAAAAAATGAAGTTCATGAACCCTGAGAAGTTTACCGAGTCAGAAACTGAGTTCAGCGAG TTGAAAGCAGCCAGTGAGGAGGCTACGAAGAGGTACGAGCACATAGTTAGTGTAATGAACGAGGAGCTTGCACGATTCCAGGAGCAGAAAACAGCTGATATTGGACTTGCATTCCATGAGTTTGCCAAAGGTCAAGCAAAGTTGGCTAAAGATATTGCTGATGCGTGGCGCAGCGTCCTCCCAAAGCTAGAGGCGTGTTCCAGTTCATAA
- the LOC119269676 gene encoding uncharacterized protein TP_0369-like: MPAPARIPPLLRCRIAASPPVTSAVNRESGASRYTARPPARTASPRPAMDRARHKSSPSSERFLGAFLPRAAAADQPASAAFELDEDDLFGSGVGSPERPQPPPPRRPLFISSFRAANPSPRLRRPPGGILEALPERLGPLSPPPSASSASTSPASPATALPRMIPAIPRPAPAPAMQMPQSAPVNVPVARMRRPPFEAFASEPDEEEDDEEMLPPHEMVARSRARESPMTTFSVLEGAGRTLKGRDLRQVRNAVWRKTGLLD; this comes from the coding sequence ATGCCCGCGCCGGCACGCATCCCTCCCCTACTGCGCTGCCGGATCGCCGCCTCCCCACCGGTGACGTCTGCCGTCAATCGCGAATCCGGCGCCAGCCGTTacaccgcccgcccgcccgcccgcacaGCCTCGCCTCGCCCCGCCATGGATCGCGCGCGCCACAAGAGCTCGCCCAGCTCCGAGCGCTTCCTCGGCGCATTCCTCCCCCGCGCGGCCGCCGCCGACCAGCCCGCCTCGGCGGCCTTCGAGCTCGACGAGGACGACCTCTTCGGCTCGGGGGTCGGATCTCCCGAgcggccgcagccgccgccgccgcgccggcccttGTTCATCTCCTCCTTCCGCGCCGCAAACCCTAGcccccgcctccgccgcccgccggGGGGCATCCTCGAGGCCCTCCCCGAGCGCCTCGGGCCTCTCTCGCCGCCCCCGTCCGCCTCGTCCGCCTCGACGTCTCCCGCGTCTCCGGCGACGGCCCTTCCGCGCATGATCCCCGCCATCCCccgcccggcgccggcgccggcgatgcAAATGCCGCAGTCTGCGCCGGTGAATGTGCCGGTGGCGCGGATGCGGCGGCCGCCGTTCGAGGCGTTCGCGAGTgaaccggacgaggaggaggacgacgaggagatGCTGCCGCCGCACGAGATGGTGGCGCGCTCGCGGGCGCGGGAGTCGCCCATGACGACCTTCTCGGTGctggagggcgccgggcgcacgcTCAAGGGGAGGGACCTCCGCCAGGTACGCAATGCAGTGTGGCGGAAGACCGGCCTGCTCGATTGA
- the LOC119269675 gene encoding uncharacterized protein LOC119269675, with translation MAAATARQLLVHRITSSCSSGTLPKHTSSCFQAGGWNKAAKLPSFRARVTVKPPCAVPGKGGIVPADDDGVSLGTVKLPANIDVARFEGLLFQWGNSLCQGAMLPLPVPIKVDKVEGGIRLGFIGIDDGATSLLAYIDCLVSPATDGSGFVFRAIRNGAMKDMEPPGEPRIMRSLLMALQKSIQIARV, from the exons ATGGCAGCTGCGACTGCAAGGCAGCTGTTGGTCCACAGGATCACATCCTCCTGCTCCTCAGGGACGCTTCCGAAGCACACTTCCAGTTGCTTCCAAGCCGGAGGCTGGAACAAGGCCGCGAAGCTCCCCAGTTTCAGGGCAAGGGTGACCGTGAAGCCGCCGTGCGCCGTGCCGGGGAAGGGCGGCATTGTGCCGGCCGACGACGACGGGGTCAGCCTCGGCACCGTGAAGCTGCCGGCCAACATCGACGTCGCTCGGTTCGAGGGGTTGCTCTTTCAG TGGGGGAACAGTCTCTGCCAAGGCGCCATGTTGCCACTGCCAGTGCCTATCAAG GTGGACAAGGTGGAGGGTGGGATCAGGCTAGGGTTCATCGGGATCGACGACGGCGCGACCTCGCTGCTGGCCTACATCGACTGCCTGGTGTCTCCGGCGACAGACGGCTCTGGGTTTGTGTTCCGAGCCATCAGGAACGGTGCTATGAAGGACATGGAGCCGCCTGGGGAGCCCAGGATCATGAGGAGCCTCCTCATGGCGCTTCAGAAGTCCATTCAGATTGCGCGAGTTTGA
- the LOC119272355 gene encoding cytochrome P450 716B1-like: MEMEASVLAALAAVVVASIFLVLPHLRKQSPSQDDRRRQLPPGSFGLPVVGQTVGLLRALRANTAEAWLRRWASEYGTVSKLSLFGLPTALLVGPAANKFLFASTALTAKTTTSFNSMVGRRNIRELAGDDHRRVRAMMVQFLKLDSVRSYVASMDDEVRHHIRAHWDGRATVAVMPSMKSLTFDIMCTVIFGLGRAEHAAVRRELSAEFQQLVRGIWAIPVNLPFTSYGKCLAASRRGRRAVAAVIGEKRAKLESGHSSPFDDLMTHMLAEGLADEDIIDNVMFMMVAAHDTTATLLTFLLRHLDGNREAYGRVVAEQQEVARSKAPGKALSWDDLGKMKYTWSAAMETLRLVPPVFSLLKRAVEDAEFDGHLIPKGWQVLGAMNMTQWDPAIFPEPGRFEPARFESPAPPYSFVAFGGGATVCPGNEFARVEALVAMHYIVTGFRWKLADGCDGSFSRYPLPSPAQGLLIDIEPMDTATTGAAGITK, translated from the coding sequence ATGGAAATGGAGGCTTCCGTCTTGGCAGCTCTGGCGGCAGTAGTCGTTGCTTCCATCTTCTTGGTATTGCCACACCTGAGAAAGCAGAGCCCATCTCAGGACGATCGGCGCCGCCAGCTGCCTCCGGGCTCCTTCGGCCTCCCCGTCGTCGGCCAGACGGTCGGCCTACTGCGCGCCCTCCGCGCCAACACCGCCGAGGCATGGCTCCGGCGCTGGGCCTCCGAGTACGGCACCGTCTCAAAGCTCTCCCTCTTCGGCCTCCCCACGGCCTTGCTCGTCGGCCCCGCCGCCAACAAGTTCCTCTTCGCCAGCACCGCGCTCACCGCCAAGACCACCACCTCCTTCAACAGCATGGTCGGCAGGCGCAACATCCGAGAGCTGGCCGGCGACGACCACCGCCGCGTAAGGGCCATGATGGTCCAGTTCCTCAAGCTGGACAGCGTCAGGAGCTACGTCGCCAGCATGGACGACGAGGTCCGGCACCACATCCGCGCCCACTGGGACGGCCGCGCAACCGTCGCGGTGATGCCGTCGATGAAGTCGCTCACCTTCGACATCATGTGCACCGTCATCTTCGGGCTCGGGAGAGCCGAGCACGCCGCCGTGAGGCGGGAGCTCTCGGCGGAGTTCCAGCAGCTGGTGAGGGGCATCTGGGCGATCCCGGTGAACCTGCCTTTCACCTCCTACGGCAAGTGCCTCGCCGCGAGCCGGCGAGGCCGGCGAGCTGTCGCGGCAGTCATCGGCGAGAAGCGCGCCAAGCTGGAGAGCGGGCACAGCTCGCCGTTCGACGACCTCATGACCCACATGCTCGCCGAGGGGCTAGCCGACGAGGATATCATCGACAACGTCATGTTCATGATGGTAGCGGCGCACGACACCACGGCCACCCTCCTCACCTTCCTCCTCCGTCACCTCGACGGCAACAGGGAGGCCTACGGCAGGGTCGTGGCAGAGCAACAAGAGGTCGCGAGGAGCAAGGCTCCGGGGAAAGCTCTGTCATGGGACGACCTCGGCAAGATGAAGTACACATGGTCGGCGGCGATGGAGACCCTGCGCCTGGTGCCTCCGGTGTTCTCCCTGCTCAAGAGGGCGGTCGAGGACGCGGAGTTCGACGGCCACCTCATCCCCAAGGGCTGGCAGGTGCTGGGGGCGATGAACATGACGCAGTGGGACCCGGCCATCTTCCCGGAGCCCGGCAGGTTCGAGCCGGCGAGGTTCGAGAGCCCGGCACCGCCCTACAGCTTCGTGGCGTTCGGCGGCGGCGCGACCGTATGCCCGGGAAACGAGTTCGCTAGGGTGGAGGCGCTGGTGGCCATGCACTACATCGTCACCGGGTTCAGGTGGAAGCTCGCCGACGGCTGCGACGGCAGCTTCTCCCGGTACCCGCTGCCGTCCCCGGCTCAGGGCCTCCTCATCGACATCGAGCCAATGGACACAGCCACCACAGGTGCAGCAGGCATCACCAAATGA